From Deltaproteobacteria bacterium, a single genomic window includes:
- a CDS encoding tautomerase family protein has protein sequence MPIVRIETRKGWTRQEKDRLIQALHESMVACLQIPEYDKLIRLVEYDREDFVTPPACTGNYVLIEISLFSGRSLDAKRALYQTVVAKLSQMGVPANNIRVVLHEVPRDDWGIRGGVPASEVELGFKVDV, from the coding sequence ATGCCCATTGTCCGAATCGAAACACGAAAAGGCTGGACCCGGCAGGAAAAGGACCGATTGATCCAGGCCCTGCACGAATCCATGGTAGCGTGCCTCCAGATTCCGGAATACGACAAGCTCATCCGCCTGGTGGAATACGATCGCGAGGATTTCGTGACGCCGCCCGCCTGCACCGGGAACTACGTTCTCATCGAAATCTCCCTGTTCTCCGGAAGATCCCTCGACGCCAAACGGGCCCTGTACCAGACCGTGGTGGCCAAGCTCTCCCAAATGGGCGTTCCCGCCAACAACATCCGCGTCGTACTTCACGAGGTCCCGAGGGACGATTGGGGCATTCGTGGGGGCGTTCCGGCTTCGGAAGTTGAGCTGGGGTTCAAGGTGGATGTGTAG